One part of the Lycium ferocissimum isolate CSIRO_LF1 chromosome 8, AGI_CSIRO_Lferr_CH_V1, whole genome shotgun sequence genome encodes these proteins:
- the LOC132067390 gene encoding uncharacterized protein LOC132067390, with protein sequence MLSLGSYPRQPQCCAINYTPISQSLPFFSKIPQTQFFFASNKVTHQSIHHLVWKKQTGVCIFALKDEEKSGNSVVEIDEMENLDDDVDDFLEDDGDVDDVDDDEVIIPLRNMKKWLENKPSGFGVDKEYDTSVEDKLMEEIEQSKKAQLANINKLKNNNPVKANTTKNVQQDKDVQDGLRVRLVNLPKKMNVDKDLRLAFKGVPGIVNIVPVVSGNKKTRNPICKGLAYIDFKSKDEAQRFVKMFSGQSINFGKIQKPMKCEMINPGSPKSTTIQSVDKIKYTPEQEIPDLHGDLGDDFDTDFLSDSEENISTDHDIAEVEDLSVHTNDCVENSEILSVESTSGDEQDVEEESDFSEQKKVQAKEKKKKPKQKKENVAKLNIPGSARKLKIKEKALLTGVLSKYAQKTPS encoded by the exons ATGCTTAGCCTAGGAAGTTATCCAAGGCAACCCCAATGTTGTGCCATTAATTATACCCCAATTTCACAatcccttccttttttttccaagaTTCCTCAAACCCAATTCTTTTTTGCCTCAAACAAAGTGACCCATCAAAGCATTCATCATCTTGTATGGAAAAAACAAACTGGGGTGTGCATTTTTGCACtcaaagatgaagaaaaaagtGGCAATAGCGTagtagaaatagatgaaatggagaatcttgatgatgatgtggatgattttcttgaAGATGATGGTGATGtggatgatgttgatgatgatgaggtgATTATTCCAttaagaaatatgaagaagtgGTTAGAAAACAAGCCTAGTGGATTTGGAGTAGATAAAGAGTATGATACTTCAGTTGAAGATAAGTTAATGGAAGAAATTGAGCAGAGTAAAAAAGCTCAGCTTGCTAATATTAATAAGCTCAAGAATAATAATCCTGTTAAAGCAAATACTACAAAAAATGTTCAGCAGGATAAAG ATGTTCAGGATGGACTCCGTGTGCGCTTGGTCAATCTACCAAAGAAAATGAACGTTGATAAGGATCTACGATTGGCTTTCAAAGGAGTTCCCGGAATAGTTAACATAGTCCCAGTTGTGTCTGGGAACAAGAAGACCAGAAATCCTATTTGCAAAGGCCTGGCCTATATTGACTTCAAGTCTAAGGATGAAGCACAAAG ATTTGTGAAAATGTTCTCTGGACAAAGTATAAATTTTGGTAAGATTCAGAAGCCGATGAAGTGTGAGATGATAAATCCCGGATCACCCAAGTCCACGACTATACAATCAGTTGATAAAATTAAGTACACTCCTGAACAAGAAATACCTGATCTACACGGAGACCTGGGTGATGATTTTGATACAGATTTCCTTTCGGATTCAGAGGAAAACATCTCCACTGACCACGATATTGCAGAGGTGGAGGACTTATCAGTACATACAAATGATTGTGTAGAAAATTCAGAAATTTTATCTGTAGAGTCCACTTCGGGTGATGAGCAGGATGTCGAAGAAGAGTCTGATTTCTCAGAACAAAAGAAAGTCCAAgcaaaggagaagaagaaaaagccTAAGCAAAAGAAAGAGAATGTCGCAAAATTGAATATTCCAGGATCTGCGCGCAA GTTGAAAATTAAGGAGAAAGCTCTACTTACTGGTGTGTTATCCAAATATGCACAAAAAACGCCGTCTTGA
- the LOC132067391 gene encoding uncharacterized protein LOC132067391: protein MAPKSETKSSSTQFSDPSDDYSIDPIFHTLRIIPFSFLNPPKLRLKIPTITLPSSMTVYSLILLTYFMVVSGIVYDVINEPPGIGSTQDRFTGAVKPVVFMTGRVNGQYIIEGLSSGFMFVLGDFGIVMLDLALDKNREKSVKVSFASAGVVCVVMAYVMSMLFIRIKIPAYLR, encoded by the coding sequence atggcaCCAAAATCCGAAACCAAATCCTCATCAACTCAATTTTCCGATCCATCAGATGACTACTCAATCGACCCCATTTTCCACACTCTCCGTATCATCCCTTTCTCATTCCTCAACCCTCCAAAACTTCGCTTAAAAATCCCAACAATAACTCTCCCTTCATCCATGACAGTTTACTCCCTTATCCTTCTTACTTACTTCATGGTTGTATCCGGTATTGTTTATGATGTCATTAATGAACCACCTGGTATTGGATCAACACAAGACAGGTTTACTGGTGCTGTTAAACCTGTGGTTTTTATGACTGGTCGGGTTAATGGACAGTatattattgaaggattatcaTCTGGTTTCATGTTTGTACTTGGTGATTTTGGcattgtgatgttggatttggcACTTGATAAGAATAGGGAAAAGAGTGTTAAGGTTTCTTTTGCATCAgctggtgttgtgtgtgttgttatgGCTTATGTTATGAGTATGTTGTTTATCCGTATCAAGATCCCCGCTTATCTTCGTTGA